From Taeniopygia guttata chromosome 3, bTaeGut7.mat, whole genome shotgun sequence:
CCTGTCTAATCTCACTAACCTTCTTTTTGTAACCTGCCTAACTATTGTGTAATCTGCTTATGGCACTGAGCACTGACTATTAGTAAAGTTTGGAGCTGTGCAAgtgcaaataattttgttttcagtcttgTTCACAGCTGGCTTCCATGGTGTTTGTGGTCATGAAATTAAACCTGATCTCATGGCATTAATGATGAGAAAACAAGAGTATTTCTGGCCTGTTGACATCTGCTtcctctgtgccacagcccctgAACCTGTGGGGGGATTGTCCCACTGGCTAATCCTGGGATGTAGTTCCGTGGGACAGGGATCATGgctggccacagctgctgggggaAATCCTGCTGGCCCTGTCACCTGCTGACCTTCACCCCCTCCCACCCTCTTCATGCCTTAGCCCTGGGACCCCTGACTTCTCTGCTCCAACTGACTGCTGGGATTTTAGTATCAGGAATTTTTCTGATGCTATTTGTAAATTCTTAGTTCATTCCtcaaattcctggaattcctattaaagaaagaagtaattttgaGTTTTGCTGGAGTATGCGAAGGTTTTTGtgtgtgggtttggtttttttttttttccctaaagccAAGTAATTACCAGAAAAGATGTAAAACTATAATTCCACTAAAGGATGAGGACAGATAccaaactatttttaattttatctcaTTTTATGTACTTTATATTATTTCATCAGTTTAATGTTTGTAAGCCAACAGCTATCATATCTTGTAATAATGGACTAAACAGTATTCCTAGACAAATGTATTCTGTATGCAAAACTCATGTTTGACTTCAGCTTGTGGACAATGGGACAGACACACTGtcagaaataattaataatatatCTTGATCTTTAGAGTGCCTATAATCTGCCAAGCTCAGGCAAATGTTCTGCTTGCTGCCATTAGAGAAGCCTTGAAAATTCTACATGAGACCATAATTAATTCCAAAACAGGGATGgctttatatattttcttcaagAATTTGAATTCCTTTGTTATTCTCTTCATCTGGAGCTGCTGTAAAAGGTAATGatgtaataatatttttttcctcaaagacAAAAAGAGCATAACCTGCTTCGTGTTGTGATAACTATGAACAGGAGGGAATGGCTTCTAGAGGAAGcaacattttaaatacaaaaagtGCTTCAAAAAGCACAATATCCCAAACTTCTGGCTTCTTATTTCAGAAtagaaatataattattatatagGAACACTATTCTTgcacttcaaaattatttcatactACAGTTCACATGCAAAGTTACCCCCTTCCTCCCATGTGGTattttaaatcccttttttcaGATACacctttctcattttctttgcaaattttTGAACATGTTTCTACTTTTGTGCTGTGGCCATTAGTTATAATACTAAAGACAGAATATTCAATAATCTGTGAGAAACTTTCCTattcctttccctcctgctAGGTGGCTTCCCTGAAAGCATAATTCATCAGCATTTTTCCTCTAATGACCTTTGTGCCTTAAAATGCTTCTATTACATCACCTTTGGATTTTGATTTTCATGTTGAagttattggggtttttttctttaaatatagttttgggtttggtttttttttctttttttttttttttccccagtgctctCATCCTATTAGTTATTCTGGATTTTCTACATTTAAATCATcctccttggaaaaaaaaaaaaaaaaaagaggtcaAACCATGACCTGGTTTTTAGGCCAGACTATTTTTCATCTCCTGACTGGTGTACATGGCtcttctttgtttaaaatattttttactgctTCATGAAGTTTCATTCACCCTGACCTGTCTGTCTCTGTTTCTATTCTGTCatctctgatttttctttgcttttcaattCCTTATTGGAATGTTTATCCATTTGTTTGTAATGCAATTTCTGAACAGCTTTTTTGACTTAAATCTCATTATCCTCCCTGTCTAAAAACTCTGTTGCTCCAAGTGATTTCCATAAATGGTTCCTTTAATACTTCAAGGATTGTTTACCCATTCATGAGGATCTTTCTTTTCctataaaattttttttaagatattttgCTAGCACTTTATGTCCTAGAAATGCTTCCTGGAAATCTTGGGAAACCCTAATCAATTTGATCTCCTTAGTCCAcaatattctgtttttcttttccagaaatgctaaaaaaaaaacctgaggcATAACCTCCAAAATCTGTCCCAACACTTCCTGGTTATATAATGTTTATCATGTTCattaattttgtaattattaaagtttatatttaaaatatttaaaaattcagtgacAAACTCAATCTGAATTATACACAGATTCCCAACGCattctaaaaccttaaaaagCATTGGCTTTGCTACTTTCTCTATGTTCAGAGGAATTTTAGAGGTATTTTTAATCCCTATCTCAGTAGTTCAATAATTACATATTTGTTCTTTTAGAACACTTAGGTGAGTGCTGCCAAATCTTAGAAACagatttgactttttttttttcctttgaaatcaCTTCAAATAATCTGAGAAAAATCCCATCATTTAGAGGTCCTCTGCCTTTTTCAGAAAAGGATTTGATTTCCTAAAGGGCCAAGTACCACCATATGTGATTGGTAATTGTACAACTCTTCAGAGTTACAGAATATTGACAACCAAAAGCAAGTTTCCTTGTGAAACAAGGATTAATAATTTCACAGATATTTTattcaagtttttaaaaagtttcaaATTCACATTAGTTATGTTCAcacttgcaaaataaataaaagtcagaatgctttaaaaacttCCAAACACAGAGAAACTGTGTAacaaagaaaggaggaaaaaacaatgacagattcttttttttttttttgcaagaaagTCAGTAATAGTAGGGGAAGGTACTACtgatgtaagaaaaaaatccaaatcccaaacatttttGGAGAGTGTTTTGTGGAGCAGTTGAAGTCCTGAGTAGCCAGTGCGTAAGAAGGTATTAAAGGATTTCCTTGCATAGTTTCATACAACTGGAGTCACCTGAGGTTAAAAGTCTCCCCTTTTCCAGGGATAAAATGGCAATTCCTTCTCCAAAATCTGCCCTGGCTTTGCCAGCCCATGGGAAGAGCTGTATATGAGCCCTCAGCAGTTACACAGCACACTgtgtaatttattaatttattattaaacaATGAGGTTGCAGCTCATTTTGAGAACAGAGGTGCACTCATGTCACAGAAGAGTGCAACAAAGAAGAGTAATACAGAAatactaaattattttcttggtgAAAACTTGCAACTTGAGCTTTCTTACTGGAAAGCAAACAGAATTCCTGCACTGGCACGTCTCCTAAATTAAGAAGTAAAAATTCACAAACTAAGAagtaaaaattcagaattttggaTGTATAGCAAAGCACCAAGTTTTTCTCTGGTGTCTAATATAATTGTTAATAATATATCTTGATCTTTAGAGTGCCTATAATCTGCCAAGCTCAggcaaatattttgtttgctgCCATTAGAGAAGCCTCGAGGATTCTACATGAGACCATAATTAATTCCAAAACAGGGATGggttcaaacatttttttcaagaatttgaATTCTTTTGTTATTCTCTTCATCTGGAGCAGCTGTAAAAGGTCATAGCTTTTtccccaaaggaaaaaagaacaaaacctgCTTGGTGTTGTGATAACTATGAACAAGAGGGGATGGTTTCTAGAGGAAGCAACATTGTAAATACAAAAAGTGCTTCAAAAAGCACAGCCAGCAGTGTAAGAAGTTCCTGAGTCCCAGCCCTTCCTGTCAGTGCCCTTCCTCATCACTGGCCCTCTCCTCAGAATCATCACTCTCATACTCCTCATCCTCATACTGGAAGGCGCCCTCAGCTTCGGGCTCAGACTGAGCTTCTTCCTCATGCTCATGGGGATTGTTAGACTGGGAGCTGGGTCTGgactcatcctcctcctcctcctcctcctgctcctcctcctgggAATGGCCATGGGATGGGCTTGCCTtggcttcctcctcctcttcctcctcctgggaATGGTCCAGAGATGCACCTGCTTttgcttcttcctcctcttcctcctcctccttctcctcctggaaaTGACCAAGCAATGGGCCTGCCtttgcttcctcctcctcccattCAGGCTCAAGGACatcagggctggctctggcctCACCCCCATCCTCCAGGTCACTGCACTGCTCATTTGGGGTGGAGGTTTTGAcaccttttcccttcttttcctcctcctcccacgACTGCTCAGACAGGGGACtgtcaccagctgcttcctcaaAGGATCcccttcttttcattttaaccTCGGTGATTCTGAAAAGACAAATGGCATGTGGGGTTTTATTCTCTGAGAAGATGCTTTCCACCTTTATGTAACCCAGGACAAAGCCTGGTAGCCTTGGCTGGGGGGAAGGAAAatggaaggaaagggaaggggggaCATACCCTCTTTATGCTAGAAAGTAACTCAACAATATTACTtatatattctgatttttttctttaaatttctgcttccttttaTATCATAAAACCCAACAGATactaaaaactattttaataaaGTTCACTTAAAAAATGTAAAGGTAGTGACTTACAGCAGCCTGCCAGATTTTTGGATGAAAGGAACAAACaaggattgtttttcttttttttctttgaagtgcATTACATAACATAAACAGTTTGGTTAAGCAGTTCTCTGttttatgaaataatatttaatacaggaaaaacaatcaaaaataCATACTAATGCTAGCATACCACATAGTCAAATAGTTCCctggaaaatactgaaaatgatTATAAAACCCTTAAATCTACACATGGAAAATTTTCTGATTATTAGATATGTAGtgggtaaaaagaaaaagctttctgTCATCTGTACCTTGCTCTGCCAGCACTGGAGGTAAAATCTCCAGCAGTGGAGAACTGCATCGATTTGGCTGCTCCTCCTTTCTTTGAAACAAACTCTGGGCAGATCCCCAGTGCTCTCAGTCTGTTTGAATAATACTTTTCTGCAGCTATTCTGGcatttttctgtagaaaaaccACAATGGTTAAATGTTATCTAATGCATTAAATGCCTGGCTTTTGatacttttatttatattaatcCTCTGATTCATTAATTGCTGCTGACAAGTGGAAATTATTATTCACTACAGGTAAGAATGGCAAAACAACACTTGAAAATTTAATACCAGATTTTACTTTTCTGTACCAGCAATGCTTGGTTGTGGTCAGAGTTACTCATGTTGTAACTGATCCAGACACATTTACAACAGTTCTCTGTTCCCTGTGCAAGCACATCTCAAAAATGACTGATATTTACATGGAGATGGGGCAACAGAGATTGAAATGGAGAAAGACTGCCCTGAAAAGTGCTTTTGAAGTATCTTCTAAAAATGTCAGACCACAAATGTCTTATTTGGTATCAGTCAAGATAAATTAGTAGTTCAGAAACAAGGCAACCTGAGCGACTCTTTCAAAAAGCAATGGCATTTGTTTTActctttcttccatttcttgCAATTCTTGCAAATATTCctgctttctctgcttctcgTTGTTCCTAAGGGGAGCAGAGTACAagagaaattattattaatttatagTACAAGGAGTAATTTTCCACAGTAGTTAAATTGCTCATAACAAATTAAATGTTGTTATACTTCAAGATACATTAGAGGTACTGAACAATTCATCTCTGAAGGAGTCACTTTGGCTAAGCAGAGGCAGGTCCTGGCTACTGGATTTAAATAGAGGCTGAGTTTGGATTCTTGGAgttttttggttaaaaaaatgtGGATATTTAGGGGTTTTTACATGCTGATTTCATACAGATCTTCCAGTTGTTCTAAGCAAAATTAAACAGAATACAGCACAGGAAATTAAgtgcattaaataaaaatctgtacTTTTCAAGTCCGATGTTGAGCATCTTGCTACTTTAGCAGTTATCACCCGAGAGAGGTGGCCATGCTCTGGATCACAGAACACTTTTTTCCTGAGCTGGTTTGTCAAGGGCCCAATCAATAGAGCAAGGTAATGAAACTGTTGATTCATAACTGGAATGATCTCTGGGATCACAGGGAGCATTGGATAATCCGAGTGGAATGGGTTGTAGCCCTTCCTCAGAGTGGGACAGGCAGGTCAGTGATGTACCTCTGTACTGGGCACATTTGACATTGCAGATCAGGTACTTCAGGGCAAGGATGAGATCAAGGAGGGCCTTTTACACCTCTGTTTCCTCCAGCCTCTCCCCCTGACCATCTCTGAATTCCTCACCATGCTGGGAAATGAACTTCCATTGCTTGCTTTGaatgtctgtctgtctgccaCTGACAGACCGTGCCAGTGTGACACAttccagctgtgctgaaatGAGCACTATCAGGTTCAACACCTGCACCAGGGAAGTGATCTTGCTTTGCAACAGCAGCATTTAACACCCAGAGACCCAGCATTTTACTCTCCTGACATCTGATTAAGCTGAACACTGTAGTGTGAAATTTGCTGTTGAACAAACCCAAATCACATCTACAGTCACCTACTGGATCTCTTTAATTCTCCACCTACTCTGActccagctgttttctgcttctgtcCCAGAGCCAGCAGATCACATGCTCGAGGACACACAGATTATAAAACTCCTGTTATTAACAGTATGCCAGGTTACTGGAAATTAGGATTTGTGCTTGCTGCCCCAGAATCCTGCCCAGGCATGAAGCAACAGGGGCAGAGCACTCAGCATCTCTCACCATCGCCACATAACAGCACCTTACATTGACAATACCGCAGCAATACCACCGTGCCAGGCCAGATCACAAATCTCACTAAAGACTTGTTCAGACAGGATTAATTTTTCTTAGGattagaaaagcagaaagggTTAAACTAGCCCCAGCCACGAGGCCAAGCAGCAGTTATGGGGTTAGAGCTGTGTCAGAGCTGGAGGCATCTGGAGTGGCAGCTTACAGCACTCCGAGAAGGCCCTCGTGCTCTCCTCTGTGTGCTCAGTCATACACAGAGTCTCTGCATTGCATGTCTACTGCAGGGAACCTTGGATTCCATTATTCCTGAGCACCAAGCAGCCTTCTCACTCACTGCTGTTACACTCTGAAGTTCAAATATTCCCGCTTTTGTTTCCCTCTTCAGTGGGGACCTATTGGGACAAAGGAGTGAATTGCAAAATGTCCACTGCTGCATCAAAATGGTACCAACACCTGCTCTGCAAGGATATTCTGTATCCACACTGTTCCCTTTCCTTTTGATTTTTATAACCTTTTCCTCTTTAGTTGATACATCAATGGAGAAAACACAGGACTCTCCTGTTACTGAATCTATAATAATCTAATgtggaatatatatatatttctatatgctatatatttctatattgtGAGCTCAATACAGGTTGGCAACAATTTCCCAGTTGAAATGCTAAATTTGGCCACTTTTTCACCAGCCGCTTGGACCATGTTTAATTCACCACGTGTAAGTATCTAAACTTAgactgtgcttttttttttacactgtaTGTTTAACATACAGTGCAATCCCAAACCTCTCCTTCTCATTGTTGAAAGAGGTGTTCAGGATTCAGGGGAATGCAACAAAATACCTGAATGTTTTTAATCTGGTTTTAGACATCTGAGCTAGGCTCTGATGTGGGTCACTGGCCTCAGCCCGAGCCATCacaattttctggaattttttcgttctttgtttctgcttgtttctgttccttttttgttgttcttccagctttctcttttcctcaaGGGAATTCCTGGTGGGGAAAATAAACTAAGACTGAATTCAGTTTAAATCTAGAGCAAGACTTCAAAGGAAGCTTTGGCAAAGATGattccaaagagaaaaatgggGTTGCTATGAGAGGACACAACATATGTGCCATTTCAAGGGATTCAGGATATCCTGGGAAACCAGTGTCATTTGTCTTCTTCTTAGAGACATGCTGACAAAAATGCACTAGTGTTCCTTTAACAATAATAAATACTAATTAAGtcctatatttaaatattttaagatttgtATTATAAGGCCTTATATTAACAAATGAAGTCCTATATTCACTGTGTGGAAGAATTAGCTACATATTTAGAAATACCAAAAATAACACCAAATAAAATACCAAATatatagtaattaaaaaaaaaaaatctacttttcaAGTATACATAGAGTTGAGCATCTCCAAGCAGTCACCTCAAGGCCTGCAGCCGTCGTCTCGTGGATTCTGTGGTTTTGGGAGATTTGGATTTTCCTTCTCCCAGGAGATGTGGGTTTGCCCCTGACTGCCCCATCTGAGGCTTCTGTCTTGGAGAGGCAAATGGCCACCTTGTTTCCTTCAATTTTTCCTCATCCTCTTGCATGTCCTTCAAGATCTTGTCCTTTTTTGAGGGAATGTATGAAGTACAAAGGTTGAAAGGCTCACAGACCGTGAggggttttacttttttttgttgcagGAGGCGTTTCTGGAATTTCTCATGTAGGAGTTCAAAATTAGGAATGCTCGATTTGATCTTGAGCTTGTGTTCCATTCGCTTTGGTTCAGTGCTCTTGCGTTTCTTCTTTTTGTTGGTGTGTTTTAAGGCCAGTCTGCTGTTGGGTACAGATGAATTTTGTagcagctcctcagctctcATCCTGATCCTGatttccctgcagagctcctccTCCTTTACCTTGTCATGGAAATCTGGACTATAAACACATTTTGGGACTGGTTTTGCTCTGAACactttagttttattttcaggcAGGGAAAGGTCTTTTAACTGCATTTTCCTGGCTTCATGCCTTTGCCTCTCTCGCTCAATGAATTTAAAGGGCTTTTGGGTAGCCAAGAGCTTGAGCTTGCTCCTCTCCCTCACAGACCTCCTGCGCTCCTCGTTCCGCTGCACAATGTCGTGGTAGAGCGGCAGGAAAACGGTGGCAGGCACGGGATTGGCTCGGAACTTTTTCTGACACTCTGcttcctcctccagctgcttcttCAGTAAGTGATTTTCCAGCTCAATCTGTGACTTGGATTTGACATTCTGCTCTTTCTTCTTAGCTTCTCTGATGGTCATCTGGAAGGGCTTgggcacagtgactctgggggACCACACTTTCTCTTTCTTGTGCCCCTTCCTGCAGGCTGGTGAGCTGGGCAAGCTGTGCTTGGCACGGGAAATGTAGTCTTCCAGGCAGAAGCCATCCCACATTTTTTCAATCTGCTGCTTAGCAAATGAGGATGATCCAGCTCCGCTGCCGTTTTCTTCAAACACTAATTCTTCATCAGACGTGTCCGATACGCTTGAGCCCAAGGGATCACTTAAGTCTGAGTCTGAAAAGGATTTGTGCAGGTTAAGAGGCTGATATGAACTCTTGTCCCAAGTTGGCCTTGAAaataaagagagagaaaaaaccctTGGTTTGAGCCAGTCCAACATTGATGCAAAGCTGGTGACTTCCACTCTAAGGAATCAACACTAGAAACAAAAACAAGTGGCTGAGGGgcaagagaagggaaaagagcagcACACAGGGCAAGAGAAGCAGATCCTGGTTTTAGTGCTGGTCACCAAGTCAGCACTTCCTGACTTGGGAAAGGCCCTGTGCTTTCCTAAATGCGCTGCCCAATCCCTGCCGCACACCCACCTCTAAAACTCACAGACCATTAGCAAGGAAATGAGTGTTTTTATCTTCAAAACTGACTTTTCTCTGATTATCTGATTATGAGAGGTGGGGAGTGGAACACTTTCCATCCCAGAAACACACCCTGCTGTTTTACAGCTGCCTGCAAAGCATTTGGGAATCTTCAACTAAAAAACTGAACTGCCCCCAAACTTACCTACAGCACTTTGGAGAGGTGTTAATTCTTTTATCCAAGGCTTGTACTCCTTTTAAATACAGTTTGTTTTGATACATACTTTCCAGTTTTGCCATTGTCTCCATGTGGGCATTCTTCAACTCTTCCAGTTTCAAGTAATACTCTTGATTTGAATTGTACATTTTGGAAAAGTCTATCCATGTGTCACAGTCTCTCTTTGGAGGGGAGGCCTGCTCTCTGTTAGTATTTGAATCCAAGTCGAAGCCATCCTAGAAGAGATGTTcatcatttttttctgctagaAGGAAGGGGAACAAGGTTCTTAATATTGGTTTATTCTAATTAAGTCTAAGAAATGCTAAAGTAACACAGAGATACCTGTATACAAAGGTTAATGTAGAAGTATACATGGAATAATCTTGTTGCATATTAATTTTTATCCTAAGGGTCCTATTTAAAACCTGTAAAAATTCCCAAGTCTGCCCTGTAATCAATGTTTATAACAGGAAATATGATCAAAAGGActtaccaaaagaaaaaaattaactattttGTAAAGTGTAATTTTTCCTTGATTACTATGCAGCTCTAAAAATGCCTTTATTTACAAACAAACAGAACCTTCTCTGCCTCCTAGTTCCATAACCACTCTGAAAATAAGTCATTAGAGATGTGGTGCATAAATGTTTATTCCATTTCCATAACTTACTGTGAAATGACAGGGATTCTGCACAGCTTATATTTCCAACACTGATTGTCAGTTTGCAGCTGTGTGCAGTCAATATTctttaagcatttttaaagcttACACAAGTCAGAGAAGTTATTAAAAGCCAGGTTAGTCAGCATCACAAAAGCTTCATTTTGTTCTAAGCAGCATGTTTTAAAAAGTCACGAGCCACTttctttaccaaaaaaaaaaaaaaaaaaaaatttagagtACTACTTTTCCATACAGAACCCCCCGCGCCAGCACATTCCACCTCCCCaaacctgctgctgccaccgGCGTGTAGAAGCCCAGCTCCTTTTCTCGACCAGGGCGGGCCAGTTCCTACATCTGCTCTCCAGACGTCGCGCTGTCACAAGCGCATTAAAGGATCGGCGCCGCGGCCGGGCCATCTGCCAGGTGTCCCCCGCGAGTGTGTGTGTTCGTGTGcgtgggtgtgtgtgtgtctgtgtgcgtgggtgtgtgtgtctgtttgcgtgtgtgtctgtgtgtgtctgtgtgtgtgtgtgtctgtgtgtgtgtgtgtgtctgtgtgtgtgtgctcgTGTgacccctctgcagagcagcttcagGGGGAGCCCGCGTCCCCCGGTGCCCAGCAGCCCCTCGGCCGTGCCCGCGGTACCtgcgcggcggcgggcggctgCCCCCGCTCGTAGAGCGCGGCGGGAGCCCGTGTGCGCGGATCGAGCGGCGTGCGGAGGCAGGAGGCGGCCAGGCGGGCGGCCCGGTGCGCGTCCTCCATGCCGGGGGGCCGGGAGGCAGTGCCGGGAGGCGGTGCCGGGGGATCAGGAGGCGGTACCGGGAGGTGGCTCCGCTCCGCCTcgcggaggcggccccggggcggggcggagcgggtGCGTTAACGCCCGGCCcgagcgccgccgccggccacgggctgggctgggctgggctgggcttggcttCACCGCGCTCGCAGCCGCTGCCCGTACGGATTTTTAGGTAACTTCTTGCAGGATTTTAGTGGGAACCTCCAATTCTCACTGGCGAGCCCGCGTTTTCCGCGCCCTCAAGTTATTAAAGAAGCTTTTCCGTCTTGAAGTTTGTATTTCAGGTAAGCAATTGCACGGTAAGGctaaagcagaagcaggaggaTTCTGTCCTAGGAATATTCTATCTTAAACCAGAAGCAGGAGCATTCTGTCCTAGGAATATTATATCCTCTATGAGGACATATTCTTCCTCTACAAAGAAGAGTTAATGCTGGATGGACCTATTTAATATAGTGAAATTATAACTACATTTTGTGATGAAATCACACACAATTGCTGCTGTAATTCTTGTCAATAATTGTAACTGTGATAATAGGGGATGAAAACTTTAATCATAGTACATAAACTAAGATCATTGTTGGATGTGACCCTGTGGGGTAAGGCACTATTTGCAATTTTCAACAGGCAACGAATAATTAACACAGAACATTAATGCCTAAATCGATTGTCTAATTTATTAATTAGTAGTTGAGTTACTCTGTTTGTTCTACTTGGCAAGTCACAACAGATAAACACCATGGTGGAAATTTACTCAAACCAACCAACCATCCAACAAACCAACCAATCATgaacagaaatgtgaaaaagaaatggaagaaacaCGCTCCTTTAATTATGAAGAGGAATCAGGTTGTTTCAATATAGCAATGGAGATGAAAGGGTTAATTCAAAATGTCACGCTAAGAATCAGGAGTTGGAAAGCTAATTTGCATTATTGTAGAGCAGTGTACTCTTGGGAAAAGCAATTATTCTGGGGCCAGGGGGAGGAAACCATGTGAAGAACACCTTTTGTAGGGCTCTGGATCATGTGATGGCATCAGGATGCACAAGTCAGGAGGGCAAGGAATGGGAGGTGCTCCCACTGCAAAGATCCTCCTCACCTCTAGCCTGGCATCGCTGAGGGCAGTACCACTACTCCCTTAGGGAAAGCTTTGGGAGAAGCAGCTCTAAGCTAGGTAAGTATTGCTAGAGTACATACACTTCAAGAGTGTTTTTAGAATGTATCACAAGAAGTGACTGGTTGCCTTAAACATTTCAGCCCTAAAGAGGAGCAGAGAAAAGCTAATGTAACCGAACATAACAAACGCCAACAAAATTAAACAGCAAAGAGTCAGGTAGACTACTGCATGTTTATTGATAtaacagcattttctttttgaaaaccaACTGTTACTTAAGTTAAACCTGATCAAAGTACATCAGTC
This genomic window contains:
- the FAM161A gene encoding protein FAM161A isoform X1, with the protein product MARPRRRSFNALVTARRLESRCRNWPALVEKRSWASTRRWQQQDGFDLDSNTNREQASPPKRDCDTWIDFSKMYNSNQEYYLKLEELKNAHMETMAKLESMYQNKLYLKGVQALDKRINTSPKCCRPTWDKSSYQPLNLHKSFSDSDLSDPLGSSVSDTSDEELVFEENGSGAGSSSFAKQQIEKMWDGFCLEDYISRAKHSLPSSPACRKGHKKEKVWSPRVTVPKPFQMTIREAKKKEQNVKSKSQIELENHLLKKQLEEEAECQKKFRANPVPATVFLPLYHDIVQRNEERRRSVRERSKLKLLATQKPFKFIERERQRHEARKMQLKDLSLPENKTKVFRAKPVPKCVYSPDFHDKVKEEELCREIRIRMRAEELLQNSSVPNSRLALKHTNKKKKRKSTEPKRMEHKLKIKSSIPNFELLHEKFQKRLLQQKKVKPLTVCEPFNLCTSYIPSKKDKILKDMQEDEEKLKETRWPFASPRQKPQMGQSGANPHLLGEGKSKSPKTTESTRRRLQALRNSLEEKRKLEEQQKRNRNKQKQRTKKFQKIVMARAEASDPHQSLAQMSKTRLKTFRNNEKQRKQEYLQELQEMEERVKQMPLLFERVAQKNARIAAEKYYSNRLRALGICPEFVSKKGGAAKSMQFSTAGDFTSSAGRARITEVKMKRRGSFEEAAGDSPLSEQSWEEEEKKGKGVKTSTPNEQCSDLEDGGEARASPDVLEPEWEEEEAKAGPLLGHFQEEKEEEEEEEEAKAGASLDHSQEEEEEEEAKASPSHGHSQEEEQEEEEEEDESRPSSQSNNPHEHEEEAQSEPEAEGAFQYEDEEYESDDSEERASDEEGH